From Marivirga harenae, one genomic window encodes:
- a CDS encoding carboxypeptidase-like regulatory domain-containing protein, protein MKINKAILLFCLVIVPFLSYAQEETEEDRVIQFTGVVLDQDSASVPGVHIYTPVFGRGTSTNQYGFFSMPALEGDSLVISAVGFKKATYIVPKIKTSTLKVIFQLESDTEMLNEVQVYNLPPTAEAFKKALLAVRLPDDYDNMNRNLDPATLQEMYKSLPADGSMNHRWFVQQQAFYDQTRSSVRINPLLNPMSWVEIFRAIKRGDFQNND, encoded by the coding sequence ATGAAGATTAATAAAGCCATATTATTATTTTGTTTAGTAATTGTACCCTTTCTATCTTATGCTCAAGAAGAGACGGAGGAAGACCGGGTGATTCAATTTACGGGAGTTGTTTTAGATCAAGACAGTGCCAGTGTTCCTGGAGTCCATATATATACCCCAGTCTTTGGAAGAGGAACATCCACAAATCAGTATGGTTTTTTCTCTATGCCTGCTTTAGAAGGTGATAGTTTAGTAATTAGTGCAGTGGGTTTCAAAAAGGCCACATACATCGTTCCCAAAATAAAGACATCTACATTAAAAGTAATATTTCAACTTGAATCTGATACAGAAATGCTTAATGAGGTTCAGGTTTACAATTTGCCACCTACTGCGGAAGCTTTCAAGAAAGCGCTTCTTGCTGTAAGACTGCCAGATGATTATGACAATATGAACAGAAATCTTGATCCTGCAACTTTGCAAGAAATGTATAAATCCTTGCCTGCTGATGGCTCCATGAACCATCGTTGGTTTGTTCAGCAACAAGCATTTTACGATCAGACCAGAAGTTCTGTGAGAATAAATCCACTTCTTAATCCAATGTCTTGGGTTGAAATATTTAGAGCTATAAAAAGAGGAGACTTTCAGAACAATGATTAA